The following proteins come from a genomic window of Dermacentor albipictus isolate Rhodes 1998 colony chromosome 8, USDA_Dalb.pri_finalv2, whole genome shotgun sequence:
- the LOC139046684 gene encoding uncharacterized protein yields MMSMALSTKLSPLDCSSSAGKTAAAPIEIVLSRTRFVDAGSEHALHQAYLLVPLAVCPAGFIERNKSQEAVPRALHWDHLTSTVTSTETPWHPDKSSSLFDVTFSGLGSTERVRMLIKFFLIAQLDKSEWQCTLENKTRIVKVWWFSPSFMSR; encoded by the exons ATGATGTCGATGGCACTGTCTACAAAACTATCACCACTGGATTGCTCCTCTTCAgcgggcaagacagcagcagcaccaatag AGATCGTGCTGTCGAGGACCAGATTCGTCGACGCAGGGTCTGAGCATGCACTGCATCAGGCCTATCTACTGGTACCTCTGGCTGTCTGCCCTGCTGGCTTCATCGAACGAAACAAGTCGCAGGAAGCTGTACCACGTGCACTGCACTGGGACCACCTGACCAGCACGGTGACGTCGACGGAGACACCATGGCACccggataaaagcagcagccttttcgacgttaccttcagtggacttggaagcactgaacgagtacggatgctgatcaaattttttctgatcgcacaG CTGGACAAGTCGGAATGGCAATGCACCTTGGAGAACAAGACTCGAATTGTGAAAGTCTGGTG